In Bombus pyrosoma isolate SC7728 linkage group LG18, ASM1482585v1, whole genome shotgun sequence, a single genomic region encodes these proteins:
- the LOC122577332 gene encoding uncharacterized protein LOC122577332 isoform X6 encodes MDDKKTEHIVMTPKCKTANSTTLIIERQALKPPTENGNENNVHIAGGDHKGIVINKQAVAVTNGEIHPAHLCLQFRVFLVSAQSGKHTQESRTLQFWFVDTLSEAEHPSVAQEFFRELVTPQEFPRDYVGFIKKIMKLMLHKYSTIKKIEVELKQLEEPVSLPTRPSDTGHILFTVLPYKKISWKSVSTDETVIGQVVELTLEKVLELIESAYPNPITVTDIAKEHGWDSSAVEIKLKELQEKGVVKAMEHGAFTRVVHQDTQIQVVKQMPTMASAKQPTIAIITAQYCEKLAVDSMIENKETFVRYTTVGTASSPDATDGVPRVTCRFGESNVYTLGNIGAHRIVCTKLPTVGHTREAMTAAGNTTTRLLGTFQKVDFVFLIGIGGGVPHYTDYNKHVRLGDVVISYPIPLNKKYIYVYCESAKTNESGDYHFETKEYCPPNLCLQEIAVNLKDQSENETNPPWQTYLKEGSDILTNQTEHDFKPPPPESDKLYMAIGERDVIEVAHPTAPADAANKRTNGCPRIHLAPVASGRHIARDDQLRQKFAARFGALAFDAEMDAVVESILDGEYLASNCTF; translated from the exons ATGGATGATAAAAAAACAG aACACATTGTCATGACACCAAAATGTAAGACTGCAAATTCTACAACTCTTATAATAGAAAGGCAGGCTTTAAAACCCCCAacagaaaatggaaatgaaaacaaCGTTCATATTGCCGGAGGAGATCACAAAGGaatagttattaataaacaGGCAGTTGCTG tTACAAATGGTGAAATTCATCCAGCACATCTTTGCTTACAATTCAGAGTATTCTTAGTGAGTGCTCAAAGTGGAAAACATACACAAGAATCTAGAACTCTACAGTTTTGGTTTGTAGATACACTTTCAGAAGCCGAACACCCAAGTGTGGCACAAGAATTCTTCAGAGAATTAGTTACACCTCAAGAATTTCCAAgag ATTATGTTGGATTTatcaagaaaataatgaaactaatGTTGCATAAGTATTctacaattaaaaagatagaagTAGAACTAAAACAGCTTGAGGAACCAGTTAGTCTTCCAACTAGACCAT CTGATACTGGTCATATACTGTTCACAGTTCTTCCATATAAGAAAATTAGTTGGAAATCAG TATCAACAGATGAAACAGTTATTGGTCAGGTAGTTGAACTGACTTTAGAAAAAGTGTTGGAACTTATTGAATCTGCTTATCCAAATCCAATTACAGTGACTGATATAGCAAA AGAACATGGTTGGGATTCTTCTgctgttgaaataaaattaaaagaattacaaGAGAAGGGTGTTGTTAAAGCGATGGAGCATGGAGCTTTTACTAGAGTTGTACACCAAGATACCCAAAttcaa GTCGTAAAACAAATGCCAACAATGGCAAGTGCAAAACAACCTACTATAGCAATTATTACTGCACAGTATTGTGAAAAGTTGGCAGTTGATTCTATGattgaaaacaaagaaacattTGTTCGTTATACTACTGTTG GTACGGCAAGCTCACCTGATGCGACAGATGGAGTACCGCGAGTGACATGTCGTTTTG gTGAGTCAAATGTTTACACATTAGGTAATATTGGTGCACACAGAATTGTATGTACAAAGTTACCAACTGTAGGTCATACAAGAGAAGCAATGACTGCAGCAGGAAATACAACTACCAGATTATTAG GTACATTTCAGAAAGTTGATTTCGTTTTCTTAATTGGAATTGGAGGAGGTGTACCACATTATACAGATTATAATAAACATGTGCGACTTGGTGATGTGGTTATATCTTATCCTATTCCtcttaataaaaagtatatttatgtttattgtGAAAGTGCAAAGACAAATGAGAGTGGAGATTATCATTTTGAAACCAAAGAATATTGCCCACCAAATTTATGTCTTCAAGAAATTGCTGTTAATCTTAAAGATCAG TCAGAGAATGAGACAAATCCTCCATGGCAAACGTACCTGAAGGAAGgttcagatattttaactaATCAGACGGAGCATGATTTTAAACCACCTCCACCAGAGTCTGATAAGTTATACATGGCTATTGGCGAAAGAGATGTTATTGAAGTTGCACATCCTACTGCACCTGCAGATGCGGCGAATAAAAG AACAAATGGCTGTCCACGAATTCACTTAGCTCCTGTAGCATCTGGTAGACATATTGCACGCGATGATCAGCTTAGACAGAAATTTGCAGCCCGATTTGGAGCCCTTGCCTTTGATGCAGAGATGGATGCTGTGGTCGAAAGTATTTTGG
- the LOC122577332 gene encoding uncharacterized protein LOC122577332 isoform X2, giving the protein MDDKKTEHIVMTPKCKTANSTTLIIERQALKPPTENGNENNVHIAGGDHKGIVINKQAVAVTNGEIHPAHLCLQFRVFLVSAQSGKHTQESRTLQFWFVDTLSEAEHPSVAQEFFRELVTPQEFPRDYVGFIKKIMKLMLHKYSTIKKIEVELKQLEEPVSLPTRPSDTGHILFTVLPYKKISWKSVSTDETVIGQVVELTLEKVLELIESAYPNPITVTDIAKEHGWDSSAVEIKLKELQEKGVVKAMEHGAFTRVVHQDTQIQVVKQMPTMASAKQPTIAIITAQYCEKLAVDSMIENKETFVRYTTVGTASSPDATDGVPRVTCRFGESNVYTLGNIGAHRIVCTKLPTVGHTREAMTAAGNTTTRLLGTFQKVDFVFLIGIGGGVPHYTDYNKHVRLGDVVISYPIPLNKKYIYVYCESAKTNESGDYHFETKEYCPPNLCLQEIAVNLKDQSENETNPPWQTYLKEGSDILTNQTEHDFKPPPPESDKLYMAIGERDVIEVAHPTAPADAANKRTNGCPRIHLAPVASGRHIARDDQLRQKFAARFGALAFDAEMDAVVESILDGTGICPIYGVPNSGFVAWSPPISGTRSVKDIILVFFRTFHKKRWT; this is encoded by the exons ATGGATGATAAAAAAACAG aACACATTGTCATGACACCAAAATGTAAGACTGCAAATTCTACAACTCTTATAATAGAAAGGCAGGCTTTAAAACCCCCAacagaaaatggaaatgaaaacaaCGTTCATATTGCCGGAGGAGATCACAAAGGaatagttattaataaacaGGCAGTTGCTG tTACAAATGGTGAAATTCATCCAGCACATCTTTGCTTACAATTCAGAGTATTCTTAGTGAGTGCTCAAAGTGGAAAACATACACAAGAATCTAGAACTCTACAGTTTTGGTTTGTAGATACACTTTCAGAAGCCGAACACCCAAGTGTGGCACAAGAATTCTTCAGAGAATTAGTTACACCTCAAGAATTTCCAAgag ATTATGTTGGATTTatcaagaaaataatgaaactaatGTTGCATAAGTATTctacaattaaaaagatagaagTAGAACTAAAACAGCTTGAGGAACCAGTTAGTCTTCCAACTAGACCAT CTGATACTGGTCATATACTGTTCACAGTTCTTCCATATAAGAAAATTAGTTGGAAATCAG TATCAACAGATGAAACAGTTATTGGTCAGGTAGTTGAACTGACTTTAGAAAAAGTGTTGGAACTTATTGAATCTGCTTATCCAAATCCAATTACAGTGACTGATATAGCAAA AGAACATGGTTGGGATTCTTCTgctgttgaaataaaattaaaagaattacaaGAGAAGGGTGTTGTTAAAGCGATGGAGCATGGAGCTTTTACTAGAGTTGTACACCAAGATACCCAAAttcaa GTCGTAAAACAAATGCCAACAATGGCAAGTGCAAAACAACCTACTATAGCAATTATTACTGCACAGTATTGTGAAAAGTTGGCAGTTGATTCTATGattgaaaacaaagaaacattTGTTCGTTATACTACTGTTG GTACGGCAAGCTCACCTGATGCGACAGATGGAGTACCGCGAGTGACATGTCGTTTTG gTGAGTCAAATGTTTACACATTAGGTAATATTGGTGCACACAGAATTGTATGTACAAAGTTACCAACTGTAGGTCATACAAGAGAAGCAATGACTGCAGCAGGAAATACAACTACCAGATTATTAG GTACATTTCAGAAAGTTGATTTCGTTTTCTTAATTGGAATTGGAGGAGGTGTACCACATTATACAGATTATAATAAACATGTGCGACTTGGTGATGTGGTTATATCTTATCCTATTCCtcttaataaaaagtatatttatgtttattgtGAAAGTGCAAAGACAAATGAGAGTGGAGATTATCATTTTGAAACCAAAGAATATTGCCCACCAAATTTATGTCTTCAAGAAATTGCTGTTAATCTTAAAGATCAG TCAGAGAATGAGACAAATCCTCCATGGCAAACGTACCTGAAGGAAGgttcagatattttaactaATCAGACGGAGCATGATTTTAAACCACCTCCACCAGAGTCTGATAAGTTATACATGGCTATTGGCGAAAGAGATGTTATTGAAGTTGCACATCCTACTGCACCTGCAGATGCGGCGAATAAAAG AACAAATGGCTGTCCACGAATTCACTTAGCTCCTGTAGCATCTGGTAGACATATTGCACGCGATGATCAGCTTAGACAGAAATTTGCAGCCCGATTTGGAGCCCTTGCCTTTGATGCAGAGATGGATGCTGTGGTCGAAAGTATTTTGG